The Nitrospirota bacterium genome has a segment encoding these proteins:
- a CDS encoding pitrilysin family protein: MLAFLGPVWAVGAEPQPDDPRLMQFETVQFTPPEPERLVLENGMVVYLLEDHELPLVTMSASLRTGAWLDPPDKVGLAAIAGATMRTGGTRRMSAQQVDEELEQLAAVVSVGIGTESGSAMLDVLKKDLRRGLQLFADVLTMPAFDPGRVELAKLQAIEGIRRRQDQPQSIAGREFAKLLYGPTHPFARESTVESVTRITREDLQAFHARTVHPNGIILGVTGDFQRDEVLALLREVFGSWKPGPVPEIAWPPVAADEARADKRVVRFIGKGTTQTHLRAGHLSVKESDPDFPALTLLNDILGGSGFRSRLFQDVRTKQGLAYSVGSSIRAGVREQGVWAMRAETKLASTQEVVSRLVANMERLQREPVTDAELAQAKEAFVNSFVFSFTSPSAVVGRLIGLEYDGLPKDFLQRLRDKVVALTKEDLLNAARTHLHPEQLRILAVGPPDALPQVLSGFGEVQEIKLPPEG, encoded by the coding sequence TCATGCAGTTCGAAACGGTCCAGTTCACGCCGCCGGAGCCGGAGCGTCTGGTGCTCGAGAACGGCATGGTGGTCTATCTGCTGGAGGACCACGAGCTCCCGCTCGTCACCATGAGCGCGAGCCTGCGCACCGGCGCCTGGCTGGACCCGCCCGACAAGGTCGGCCTCGCCGCCATCGCCGGCGCCACCATGCGGACGGGCGGCACCCGGCGCATGTCCGCCCAACAGGTGGACGAGGAGTTGGAGCAGCTCGCCGCGGTGGTCTCGGTCGGGATCGGCACGGAGTCCGGCTCGGCCATGCTGGACGTGCTGAAGAAGGACCTGCGGCGCGGCCTCCAGCTCTTCGCCGACGTCCTCACAATGCCGGCCTTCGATCCGGGCCGGGTGGAGTTGGCCAAGCTCCAGGCCATCGAGGGCATCCGCCGGCGGCAGGACCAACCCCAGTCCATCGCCGGACGCGAATTCGCGAAGCTGCTCTACGGTCCGACGCATCCGTTCGCCCGCGAGAGCACGGTCGAGTCCGTCACGCGGATCACGCGCGAGGACCTACAGGCCTTTCATGCCCGCACCGTCCATCCCAACGGGATCATCCTGGGCGTGACCGGGGACTTCCAGCGGGACGAGGTGCTGGCGCTCCTGCGCGAGGTCTTCGGGTCGTGGAAGCCGGGGCCGGTCCCGGAGATCGCCTGGCCGCCGGTCGCGGCGGACGAAGCCAGGGCCGACAAGCGGGTCGTCCGGTTCATCGGCAAGGGAACGACCCAGACCCACCTGCGCGCCGGGCACCTCTCCGTGAAGGAGAGCGATCCGGACTTTCCGGCCCTCACGCTGCTCAACGACATCCTGGGCGGAAGCGGCTTCCGCAGCCGCCTCTTCCAGGACGTGCGTACGAAGCAGGGACTGGCCTACTCGGTCGGCAGCTCGATCCGCGCCGGCGTGCGCGAGCAGGGGGTCTGGGCGATGCGGGCGGAGACCAAGCTTGCCTCCACGCAGGAGGTCGTCAGCCGCCTGGTTGCCAACATGGAGCGGCTGCAGCGGGAGCCGGTGACCGACGCAGAGCTGGCCCAGGCCAAGGAGGCGTTCGTCAACTCCTTCGTCTTCTCGTTCACGAGCCCCTCCGCGGTCGTGGGCCGGCTGATCGGCCTGGAGTACGACGGGCTTCCCAAAGACTTTCTCCAGCGGCTGCGGGACAAGGTGGTGGCGCTGACGAAGGAGGATTTGTTGAACGCGGCGCGCACCCACCTCCATCCGGAGCAGCTCCGCATCCTGGCGGTCGGCCCGCCCGACGCGCTCCCGCAGGTGCTCTCGGGCTTCGGCGAGGTGCAGGAGATCAAGCTGCCGCCCGAGGGATAA